The following nucleotide sequence is from Deinococcota bacterium.
CCGCGCCGCGCTCGCGCACTTGGCTGAGGTCGCGGCGCTGCAAACGCGGTATCAGCCCAGCGAGTTCTATCTGGGCGAACTCTACCTGACGCGCTACCGCACGCTGGCGGCGCTCGGCGACGCCAGCGCCCAGGCAGCGCTCGAGGCTTGCCTAGCTTGGATCATGAACATCGCCAACCACCACTGCCCCCTCGAGCATCGCGAGAGCTTCCTGACGCGCAATCCCATCAACCGCGCAATTTTGGAGGCCGCGGTGCGCACCGGTCTCGAGCTTTCCACGTAGCGCCGCACGGTGAGCATGGCTTTTGACTCCCAACGGATGCGCTCTTGGCGCCGATCATCGTGACATCGTGAGGGTGGCGGCAAAAAGCGCTAAGCGCGTGTATAGTCGGGTAAAGCAAGGCCCGGCATGGGAGGTCATGGCGCATGGGACGCAGTTTGGTGCTAAACGTTCCACTGGCTTTGTTCGCTTGCTCAAGTGATAGCAGCTAGCCAAGGCCGCTAGAGCGTTCGGCCTTCAATCCTCGAGAAGACCCGCCTGCCGTAAAAGGGCCAGAAGCGCCCCCGGCGTCAACACCGGCAGACGCCGTGTTCCGTTCTCTAGACGGCCCTGTAGATAGCCTAAGTCCAGAAGGTCACGGTCGAGCGAAACGAGCGCGTCAACGCGCGCCTCGAGCGCTAACCCCAGCAGATAATCGTCGTCCGGGTCGCGGCTTAGCGGCGGCGGAGCAGCCTTATCCGGCCAGACCTCTCCGCGCCGAGCCAAAGCAGCCAGGAGGCGGCTTAGCTCATCCGGCTGGATGCGGCCGTCAAGCTTCGGGCGCAAAAGCACCGCCTGAACCTCGGCTATCAGGCGAGGCGAGAGGACCACCGTAAGGCGCGCCTCCTCGAGCCAGAGCCGGATGAGCCGTGACGAGCCGCCCCGGGCCGACAGCGCCGCCGCAATGAACACGCTCGTATCCAGCACGACTCTCACGGAGACTCAGCGCCACCGGCAGCCCCCTCGCGCCTCGCCGCGCGAACCTCTTCCACCGCCAGGCGCTCGGCCTCTTCCGGCTCGAGGCGCAGGTGGGCAAAGGCGGCCCGCAGCCTTTCCAAGGCGTCGATGCCAAGGTGCTCCCTGAGCGCCTCCTCGACCACGGTCTGGTCGTGCACACCGCGCCGGGCGGCCTCGAGGCGATAGCCCCGCACCACTTCGGTGGGGAGCGTCAGCGTTACCTTCTGTCGCTCCGGTTTAGCCATAAAACCATATTACCATAGGGCTGATCTTTTAGAGCGTCTCAAGACCTCGAGCCAGTCATCCTCCAGTCATCCACTCTCCTCTATATTTCCCATGTCTCAAACG
It contains:
- a CDS encoding putative toxin-antitoxin system toxin component, PIN family, with translation MFIAAALSARGGSSRLIRLWLEEARLTVVLSPRLIAEVQAVLLRPKLDGRIQPDELSRLLAALARRGEVWPDKAAPPPLSRDPDDDYLLGLALEARVDALVSLDRDLLDLGYLQGRLENGTRRLPVLTPGALLALLRQAGLLED